CCTCCACTCGTTTTATAACCACCTTGTCCAAACTTGCCGCCTGCATGTAGGACAGTAAAAATAACTTCAGCAGTTGGTATACCTGTTTTGTGCGTACCAGTCGGCATTCCCCGACCAAAATCACGTATAGTGATACTTTGATCCTCATGGATAGTCACAATAATATGATTTCCAAAACCGGCAAGACTCTCATCTACCGCATTATCTACGATTTCATATACTAAATGATGCAATCCTCTTGCATCAGTAGAACCAATATACATACCAGGTCTTTTTCGAACAGCTTCTAACCCTTCTAATACCTGAATATCATCATCACTATAACTTGTTATTATTTCATTTTTACTCAATATATGTTCCCCTCCAAAAAAACAAAACATCTGTTCTTAACTATTCTTTAAGCCTACAAACAGATTGCTCTTATGTCAATACATAGCGTACATAGGTCAGATTTTAATTGTAAATAAATATCAAGTAGTTTGCAATCTACCTTACAATAGTTTTCTCTATTGGAATGCATTATTCCTTCTTTAGATTGAACAGAACTTAGCTTACATCGTAAACATAATAAGTTCAACCAATAAATAACTATAGTAGAATTTTTCAAGGTCTTATTTTCTTTGCATTGAACTATGCTTTACGTACATGGTAAACTAAGAGTTCAATATATTATTAGTTTCATAATTAAAGGAGTATGCTATGACTACGATTATTTTACTTATACTTGCGTATGTAATTGGTTCTATCCCTTCTGGTCTTTGGGTTGGAAAGTTATTTTATAATACCGATATAAGAGAGCATGGAAGCGGTAATTTAGGTGGAACAAACACATTCCGAACACTCGGAAAAAAAGCTGGTATAGCAGTTACTATTATGGATATACTAAAAGGAACTGTAGCCACGGCTCTTGGTTTACTGCCAATTTTCGAATCTACTAATGTGCATCCTTTAATACTTGGGATAATAGCAGTTGTAGGGCATATGTTCCCGATCTTTGCAAAATTTAAAGGTGGAAAAGCAGTTGCTACTTCTGGTGGGATTCTACTTGGGTATAACTGGCCGATATTTGTCTTATTAATAGTTGGATTTTTAATAGTTCTAAAGATAACTAAAATGGTGTCTCTCACTTCCATGATCTTAGCGATCGTTGCTGTGATCTATTCAATCATTTATTATTTCTCAGTGAAACATGACGTACCTTTAATCGGAATCGTATTACTAATTGCGATCTTTATCTTTTATCGACATCGCTCGAATATAAAAAGAATTAAAGCAGGAACTGAACCGAAAGTAAAATGGATTTAACCTAATGAAAGCTGGTGATTAGTTTGAAAATATTCATTTCTTCAGATGCAATGAACTGGTTCCATGAAGAAATGGAAGTAAAAGCAGGAGACAAAATTCGCTTCTATGCTCGTTATGGTGGGTCAAGTCCTTTGCATGATGGTTTTTCTATTGGCATGACAATGGATACTCCGATAATACCTTCTGTAACCATAACTATAGAAAATATATTATTCTTTATCGAGGAACTAGATGAATGGTTCTTTGATGGTCATGATCTCTATGTGGATCTCAATCCAAAAGCAGACGAATTAGCATATGCATATAAAAAAGCGTGAGCATGCCACGCTTTTTTATTTTCATAAAATATATAAATTAGACTGTGAACAACCCAGTAATACGAGAGCGATCCCCGACTAAGCTAGAGCAAGTCCCATCAATCCGAGAACACAATCATTTACTATGCGAGCGTTTTCCTCATTTGAATCGATTTAATTGTGCTAGTAGTCCTTCTTCCTTCAAAATGTCATATTCGTAATGTCCGAATAAATCAAAATGAGGATATCCTTCTTTTAAGTCAATCCATTCTTCTTTAAGTCCGTATTGTTTTCCCCATTCAATCAAAGTAGATAGATTGCTGCAGCCTACTTTTGTTACAGTCTTGCATCCTGGGAAGCGTTGATCGATCCAGTAATGGGTTAGAAATGCTATTTGTCCGTTCTTTACATGATTCTTCCACTCATCTAGTTCCTTACGCGTTATGCCAAAAGCCATTATTCATGTACCTTGGCAATTTCGACATATTTTGCATCCCAAGCAGGATCAACTTTCTTCAGAGAAATTGGTCGAAAGGTATCTTTCTTAACGATAACATGCTCTGATGTAGCAGTAGATGCAATAGTTCCATCCTTATGTACAATCTCATACCCATAAGTAGTTCGAAGTTTCCCATGGTTTTCAATCCATGTTCTAACAATTACAGTTTCACCGTATTTAGCAGAAGATTTGTAGGTAATATTCACATTTGTCACTGGAGATATATAGCCATGATCCTCCAGTCCAGCATATGTAAATCCTAAGTCTTGAATTAATTTAGTCCGTCCGATTTCCAACCAAATGACATAATTCGCATGATAGACAACACCCATTTGATCCGTTTCGGCATACCTTACTTCAATTTCTTTTTCGCTTATAAACATTTCCAAGTCACCTCTGAACCTATTATACAAAAAGCCATCCTTAAAAGCTGTAAAGGACTACTCTACAGCTAATTGTACTAATCTTTTTTTATCAATTTTACCAATCTCGGTTCGTGGAAGTTCTGCTAACATAATAATTTTTTTTGGAACTTTAAAGCTTCCAAGTGATTTTTTACAGTGCGAAATGATTTCAGTTTCATCGAAATCTTTTGGTTCTTTACACGTGATGAAAGCAGTTATACATTCTCCCCATCTCACATCTTCTACACCAATTACTGCAGCTTCTCGTATATTAGAATGTAAAAGGAGACACCGCTCCACTTCTTGAGGGTAAACATTTTCTCCACCAGAAATGATTATTTCTTTTTTTCTTCCGACAATAAAATAGTCTCCTTCTTCATCCCTTTTTGCTAAATCCCCTGTTCTCAACCACCCATTAATGAGCGTTTGATTAGACTCTATCTCCTTGTTCCAATACTTCGTGAATACATGCTTACCAGCAATATATAGCTCCCCAATTTCATTTGCATGACAAATTTCGCCTAATTCATTTATTATTTTCACTTCATTAAACTGCATACATTTCCCAACTGATCCTTTTTTACTCCGTGCTTCTTCCGGTAAAATAAAAAAGTTGTTTGGTCCAGCCTCTGTCAGACCGTATCCTTCCTTAAAGAGAATCCCTTTTTCTTCAAATCCATTGTAAATTGTTTTGGGACAAGGTGCCCCACCTGATAAAAAAACTTTGACAGTAGGGAATGTAGCTGTTTTTATATAATCTGTATCAAGCATTGCTTGATACATCGTTGGAACGAATAATGACATAGTCGTCTTATATGTATTTAAAGCTTTTAGAGCTTCTTCTGCATGAAAACGACTGCCAATGACAACAGTTCCGCCCGCCATTAAAACAGGAAGGCAAAGCGCATTTATACCTCCTGTATGGAACATGGGCATATAATTAAGGGTACAATCCGTTTCATTTAACCCCCAACTAATAATCGTGTTAATAGCATTCCAATTGACCGCATCAAAAGAGAGCACAACTCCTTTTGGTTTACCTGTAGTTCCGCCCGTGTAAATGATAAGCCATGGATCAGTTTGAGACCAATTCGAATAGGGAAGTGAAGATTCAGCATTATGATCATTCATATCCGTTATTAATAATGGTTTCACTTTTGTGAATTTACTACTAATTTTCCGATGTTCTTCATCATGTATTAGGAGAACTGGTTGACAATCCTCTAACATATATGAGAGTTCTAATTCACTTAATCGAAAGTTAAGTGGAACATATAGAATCCCCTTTAATCCACATGCAAAAATAATCGCAAATAGTTCGATTCGATTTTGAGATAAAACTACAATTCGATCCCCTTTTTGAAATTGTTGCTGATGAAAATAATGAAACCATTTAGATATTTGGTCTGTTAACGTTTGATAGGTCCATTGTTCCCCTGTTTGACTATCAATTAAAGCAATTTTCATTGGAGACAGTGCTGCTCGTTTATATATCCAAGTTTGTTCTGTATACAATTTGCACGGCTCCTTTCATTACATCATTATACCGCCGTCCACTTGTAAGACATGGCCATGCACATAATTGGACTCGTCTGAAGCTAAATATAAATAAGCATTCGCAATATCTCTTGGATCCGCGAGTCGTTGCAGAGCTACAACGGATTTCATTTGATCAATAATTTTATCTGGCATTTTCGCAACCATTGCTGTATTCGTAAAACCTGGTGCAACGGCGTTTACATTAATCCCTTTTCGTCCAAGTTCTTTTGCCCAAGTTTTCGTCATTCCTATCACAGCAGCTTTTGAAGCGGCATAATTTGTTTGCCCGACGTTCCCATAAACCCCCGTTACAGAAGAAGTATTTATAATTTTTCCATATCCCTGTGCAACTAAATATGGAACAACTGCTTGTGTACAATGAAAAACACCGGTTAAGTTGACATCTAGCACACGCGAAAAGTCTTCTACTGTCATTTTCGTTAACATTGCATCTCGTGTTATTCCTGCATTATTTACTAAAATATCAATTTTTCCAAAATGGTCGATTGTTTGTTGAACAAGAGAATCCACACTTTCACGCTTTGCAACATCCACTTGAATAAATTTTACTCTATAACCTTGTTCTGTTAAGGCTTCCTGTTGTTCTGCTCCAGAAGCTTCATCGTAATCTGCTAATACAACTTTCGCACCTTCTTCTGCAAAACGAAGTGCTGCAGCTAATCCGATTCCATTTGCTGCTCCTGTGATAATCGTTACTTTGTTTTGTAATCTCATGTTTCATTCCCCTTTGTAAAAAAAAGTTTCAATCCGATCTGTTAGCTGCTCCAAATCATCGATTAAAGGAGAGTGACCGCAATTGACTAACGGAATATACCTAGCATTTTCTCCTAAATCTGAAACTATCTCTTGTGTCATTTCTTCTGTAACCACGTAATCCCTATCTCCTCTTAAAATGAGTACTGGAATACTAATGTCTTTTGCTTGATTGGTTCCATCGTTTACGCCATTATGTCCACCGCTGATATTAAACGTGTTTAAGGAATGATACACATCTGCCAAGTTACGTTGGGTTAACATATCTTCTACATAAACCTCATAATGCGCTTCACAGGGCTGATTATGTGTATAAATCGCTGCATTCCAAACCGCTTTTAAACCTTCTCTATTGCTCGTATCGTATAATCCTTGCATTGCCATTGTTTTAGAAGGATCAGATTCCACTTCTTGTAGTGTTTGCAATCTATGCTCTAGATTTTGTGAACCATCAAGATTTGTTCCATAGAACGGGTACCCTCTTGTGGAAGCAGATGCTAAAAGAACGAGCTTCTCACAGTATTCAGGATAATCGGCAACAAATTGCATACAAATTGCCCCACCGGTTGACCATCCGATTAAATGAAATGGGTTTAACGATAATAGATCAACAAATTCCTTCAAGTCATCTGAAAAGTCTTTAATACCTTGCACTCGAGTAAAATAAGTGGACTCCCCAAAGCCTCTTAGGTCAATAGCATATAAAGTGAACTTCTTATCTATTTTTTCCATTAACAAATCCCAGTGTTTAGAGGATGTCATATTCCCATGTACTAATACAATCACGTCTTCTCCACCTGGACGTTCCCGAAAAGCGAAAGCTTCTCCATTTGCTAACAAAACCTTATGTAACTCCATATTAATACCCCTTTCCCCATTTAACTGCTACTGCTCCCCACGCATATCCAATACCTGCACTAACTAATACTGCTAAATCCCCATCTTTTAATTTCCCTGATTCCTGTGCAAGCTCTAACGAAATAATTTGATCCATTTGCCCAATATGCCCATAATCGCTTAAATAAATGGATTGTTCACTCGTTAAACCTAGTTCATGCAATACGAAATCATGGGCAGATTTTTTCATATGAAGAATAGCTAAATAATCGATGTCATTCTCTGAATATCCGCTTTTCAACAACGCATTTCGAATCACTTGTAAAAAATTTTGCATTGATTTCTGTTCGAGCCTTGCTTTCATACCTTCCGGATCCAATACATCCAAACGATAAAGTCCTTTTTGTAAATGTTCTACTGTTAACGGCTCTATCGTTCCACCTACTGGTACCATAACGTCTTCGGAGAAGGAGCCATCCGTCATAATATCCGCTTCTAATATGATGTTTTCGGGATGATCTTTTTTTAGAATCATCGCTGCTCCACCTGCACCAAGGTTAAACATAAAGCGAGTTCGTTCATTCGTGTAATCAATAAAGTCACTATTTCGATAGCCACCTGCAAGAAGCACCGTATTGATCGTAGCGTCTGATTCCATTAAACTCCTTGCTACTTTTATCGCCATAATAGTAGTTCCGCAACGTAATGCCACATCAAACCCCCATGCATGGTAGGCTCCTATTTCTTCTTGGATTTTAATAGCAGCTGTCCATAAAGGATATTCCTTATGCTCCTCTCCAATATAAATAACGAGGTCAATCGTTTTGGGGTCTACGGCACCTTTTTGCAGTGCTTTTTCCGCAGCACGGATACCCATCGCCACGGTATGATCATTAGGACCGGGGATTGGCTTTTGAGTGATTCCCATTTTTGTTTTCACGACTTCCACTGGTATGTGAGAAAGGGTCGCAATATCCTCAGCAGTCATCGTACGATCTGGTAGATACACACCAGTACTAACAATCCCTATGGTCATTTTGCAACCACCTTTCTTCTAGAAGGCCGGATTGGTCCTTTTATAGCTTTATTTTTTCGCTTCCAAAAAGCATATTGAATTGTTCCAACAATACCTCTTGGGAAGAAGATCACGGCTAAAATATAGATAATCCCGAAGAAAATAATCCATCTTTCGAAAATAGGATATTCTTTTGCAAGACCAGACAGATAATGTTGGGCTAGCTCTATGACACCTGCTCCGATAATTGGTCCAATTAATGTACCTACCCCCCCAATAATCGTCATAAGTAATGCATCTAATGTAATATCCATTGTTAACACACTTGTGTTTACAAACCTTAACGAGACAGCATATAGAGAACCAGCTAAACTTGCGACAATTCCTGCAATCACAGAAGCAATTACTTTATAATATAGCGTTTGATAACCTAATGATTTCGTCCTTTGTTCATTTTCCCGAACAGCAATCAATACTCTCCCAAGAGGTGATTCCACAAATCTACGCAAGAAAAAGTAAACAAGTACCAAACAAATGAGAACGAGCAAGTAAAACATCATTCGATCTTTAAAGAACTCTGGTGCCCGAAACGTAAATCCATCATTTCCATGTGTAAGCGTTCTCCATTTTTCCGCAAGTACAAGAAATAAACCCGAAACAGCCAATGTTAACATCGCAAAGAAGTGACTTTTTAACCTTAAAGTGAGTAAACCGACTAAAAAACTAATGACTGCCGCGATAATCATGCCAATAATAATCGATAAGAAAAACATGCTTAAAGTGGCTTCAAACTGATGGAGTAGAATTGCCGTTGTATATGCGCCCATCCCAAAAAACATAGCATGGCCGAATGAAACAATACCTGTATAACCAAGTAAAATATCGTAACTCATTGCGAGTATCGAAAAAATAAATATTTGGGTCAGTAAAATCGTCCACGTACGTGAATCTGAAATAAACGGAAAAATGGCGAGAGCAGCCACGATGACTAATAATAGGACATTATTCAGTTGAAATTTTGAACGCATCTAGCATCATCCTTTCGCAGTAAACAAACCTTGCGGACGGAAAATTAATACAATTGCCATTAGCATCATATTGACCGCAAGTGATAAAGCTGGAACGTAGTAAGCCATGAAACTACCCGCAAGCCCTACAAGTATTGCTGCAAGAAGGGATCCCGGAAAACTTCCCATCCCCCCTATGACAACAACAATAAAAGCCAAGATTGCAAATTCCATTCCCATTTCCGCATAAATAACACCTGAATAGGGAGCCATCAGTACCCCACTAAGTGCCGCAAGTGCCGCCCCAGCCATAAATACATATAAAAATACTCGTTTAATATTGATCCCAAGTGCTTGCACCATCTCTTTATTCATTACCCCTGCACGAACGATTAACCCGACCTTTGTGCGCTTTAAGATAAATTGGAAAACCCCAAATACTAGGAATCCAACAACAATGATGAATAAGCGATATTTAATAATAATGACATCGCCAATTTCCCAACTACCTGCTAGTAAAGGAGGTGTTTTGGCTGCAATTTGGTTTGGACCGAAAACTACTTTTAACATCTCTGATAAAACGATCATAAAGCCAAGCGTGATTAAGATTTGTTGAACATGATTCCCATATACCGGTGTAATGATAAGCTTCTCAGTTATAAACCCAAGTAAAATCCCTGTTAATATTGCTCCAATTATTGCAATCGTAAAACTACTCGTTAGTCCATAAAACCATACTCCTGAAAAAGCTCCCCATGCAAACAACCCTCCATGAGCAAAGTTCAATACATCCATTAGTCCAAATATTAAGGTCAATCCGGCAGCGAGAAGAAAGATAAGCATTCCGGTAGCTAAACCATTTATAAATAGATTGATAAGTAACTCCATTTCATAACCCCCTTACCCAATTCCTAAATACTTGCGTTTCAATTCATCATTCTGTACCAAATCGCTCATTTGTCCGGATTGAACAGTCTCTCCATCATCAATAAGTGTGTATGTATCGCCAATTCGACTTGCCATCATAAAATTTTGCTCGACTAAAATAATCGATGTTTGTTTTTTCATCTCCACAATTGCTTCCATCACTTTTTCAATAACAACAGGTGCTAGTCCTTTTGAAGGTTCATCGATTAACAGTAACTTGCTGTCATTCACAAATGCCCGAGCCATCGACAACATTTGTTTTTGACCTCCTGACAAATACCCACCATCTTTTTTCCAATATGTTTTTAAATCGGGGAATAATTCAAGTACATATTCTTGCCTAGCATAGGCGGCATCGTCTTCTTTTCGCATGGCAACTTTAATATTTTCTTCGACTGTCAGCGCACCAAATATTCCTTGATCCTCTGGTACATACCCAATTCCATTTAAAGCAATATGATGTGTAGCTTTTTTTGTGATGTTTTGACCTTGAAATACAATGGATCCAGTAGTTGCAGGAGTCAGTCCTAAAATTGTTTTCAATGTAGTAGTTTTTCCTGCTCCATTTCTACCTAATAGCACACTCACTTGACCTTCCTTTGCTTCAAAAGAGACCCCTTGTAGTATGTGATATTGTCCAATAAACGTGTGGACATTTTCTAATTTAAGTAAGCTGCTCATCATACAATCCTCCTAAATAAGCATGCTGAACGGTTTCATTATTCATTATTTCCGTTGGTGTGCCATCAGCTAGTAATCTACCGTTAAACAAAACCATAATAGAGTCCGATAAATCCATAATCATATCCATTTTGTGTTCGATCAATAAAATTGTTTTTTCATTCGTTTGTTTTATCTGTTTTATCACATCAAGAATAGCTGGAACTTCTTCCAAAGACATTCCTGCAGTTGGCTCATCTAACAACAATACCTCTGTATCAAGAGCTAACAACATTGCAATTTCTAATTTCCTTTTTTCACCGTGAGATAACTGGTTTGCAAAGTAGTTTGCTTTACTGGAAAGTAACACTATTTCTAATAGTTTTTCTGCCTGGATATGCAGATTTTTATAGGCCGTAAAGTGGCGAAACATTTGATAGCGAATATTCTCTTTTGATTGGACTGCTAGCCGAACATTTTCAATGACAGTTAGATTGGGAAATACATTAGTTATTTGAAAAGAGCGACCAAGTCCTTTTCTAGTCCTTTTTACGGAGGAATATTTGGCCATAGATTCACCTTTAAAAAACACATCCCCTGCGGTAGGTTTTAACTCACCACTTATCAAATTGAAAAAGGTTGTTTTTCCTGCACCATTAGGGCCGATTATCGACTTAAATTGTTTCTGTGGCATAACAAAGTTCACATGGTCGACAGCAATTTGACCACCAAATGTTATTGTTAAGTTTTCTGTTCGTAGTATAGGTTCCATTTATAAAATGCTCCTTTCCAGCATCACTCTCCATATGATAGAGAGATGCTCTATCATATGGAGAGTGAACGACCTAATCGATTAGGTCGTCACTTGATTCTTATTTTTTGTTTAAAATCGGTGGCTCCGTATCACTTGGAGATAATTCTCTTATCAAGACTGGTACTGGATATGCAAATCCATCTTGTTTTTCTAGTTTAATAGAGTACAGGGATTGTAATGCTTGATGGTCTTCAGGACGGAAAGTCATTGTTCCCTTTGGTGTTTCAAATGACATCCCTTCCATAAGTTTAATTAGTTCTTTTCCATCTGCTTTACCTTCCGATTTTTTTAGCGCCTCGACAATAGCAATTGCGGCTGACATTCCTCCTGGAGTAAACAAGTCTGGTACAGCTCCATCGAAGCGTTTTTTATGCTCCTCCACTAACCAATCATTAATTGGATTATGCGGAAGTGTATGATAATAAACTGTGAATCCTTCCATTCCAATTAGTGGTTCCATCACAGATAATGCTGCGATATCTGGTGCGCCGGTGGAAATTTTGATTCCTTTTTCTTGAATTTTTAAATCTGCAATTTGGTTCCATGGAGAGTTTGCTCCTGCCCAAATGACAAACAAGTAATCAGGCTTTTTTTGGATAATTTTTTGTAAATTTGATGTGAAGTCCGTAGCAGCTGGGTCTGCAAACTCTTCTAACACCACTTCTGCTCCTAGTTTCTCTGCAGCGGCTTTAAATGCTGCTACGCCGTCCCAACCAAATGAATAATCTGGTGCAAATGTTGCAATTTTCACCCCTGGTTTTGCAATTGCCGCCGCACCTGCTACAGCATCTTGGGAAGAGTTACGTCCTGTTCTAAATATATAAGGATTAAACTCTGATCCTGTAATACTATCAGCAACTGCAGGTTCAACAATCATGATTTTTTCATATTCTTCTGCAAGTGGAAGAACAGCTAATGTGTCACCAGAACTAGAAGAACCAACTAGAAAATCCACTTCATCATCCTCTAAAAGTTTCGTTGCTTTTTGTACTGCAACTTCTGGTTTTGTTTCGGTGTCTTCATAAACAACTTCAATCTTTTTCCCTGCTACTTCCATCGTTCCGCCGGTAGCGTATTCAAGCCCTAATTCAAACCCATTTTTCGTTTGTTTACCGTATGACTCCAGTGCACCAGTCAAGGAAGCAAGAACCCCTATTTTGATCGTACTAGCTTCTTCTGTTACTTCACTTGAAACGGGAGTTGTTTCTTCTTTTTCTTTTTCATCTTCTTTCGATGTCCCTGCTTTATCGCTACATGCAGCACTGAAAATTGAAAATAAAACGAGTATTAAAAGTAAGCCCCATTTTTTTGTCATACAAATCCCCCTTTAGTATTTTGTAAGCGCTCTCATGCTTCTGTTTTAGAATATAAAAGAAGAGTTACAAAAGAGTTACAAGAAAACAATAGCTCGTTTTAAAGCGCAAGTTTTCCTTCACTCAATTGTAACTCGTAATCATTTCATACATTTGAATTGTCGAATTCATTGGCTCCACTTGTAATTCTGCCTTCAAAACAGAATGACATCGCTCATACCATCTAACTGCTTTAGTCCTATCATGTAGCTGATAGTAGGCAAACATTAATAATCGATACGCCTCTTCCCAAGTAGAATCCACCCTTATTAGCTTTTCAGCCCAGTATATCGTTTGCTCGAACTCTTTTAATCTTGTACAAGTTTGTGCAAGTCGCTCTAAAACCAATAGATATTCGTTTTGCGTTGTTTCTCGATCATGTAAAACCCAATCAATAGTAGACTTATCTTCTAATAATGACCCTTTATATAATTTTACTGCTTTTAACAAGTATTCCTTTGCCATTACTGCATTCAGTTCAATCATACCTTGTTCTATATAACCACGGAAGGACTCTAAATCACTGCGGATACTCGCACTTGGATTTAAACGATACATTGCTTGTTTTCGTGTAATGAAAAAAGATTCCTCTCTAGCTAAACGATTTGGCTCAATTACCTTCAATAAAGAATTTAATACCACTTTAAAATCACGATCGGTTGTTTTATCATCGCCTTCTCCCCATAGAACGCGTATCAATTCCTCTTTTGGAACAAACCTGTTTTTGTGCAAATAAAGATAAGTAAGTAGTTCTTTTGATTTGTCCCTCTGCCATTTTCGCTCACTTATTTCTCTATTACTCATAAAAAGTGTAAAAGGTCCAAGAAGATGAAGAGTTAGTTCATAGCCAGGATAACTACTGCCCTCATTTATTTTTAGCATCTTTATAATTGAGTTTAGATTATTGGAACTTGGATTTAGTAGTAGTGCTTTCTGGAACAATGGATAATGCATTTGCAAATCGATTGGCCCGAATATCGTCTTTTTAAGTAAGAAAAAACCAAAATGGTACTGAACACAAAGGGAAGCAAATTTTTCTGTATGATCAACAAACACTTTGTTATTTCCTAACTCAGCATAAATGAACATGAGCCAATAGTGCGAAATCATTTCCCCGTATACATCCCCGCTGCTTGTAAAAAGACGATTAGCTTCATGAGCAGTATGTATAGCCGTTTCCATTTCTCCCTTCTCAAAATAAACGATCGTTAAACAAAGTAATATATAAGCAGACAGCCAATAATCATTTCCTTTATCTGTTTCTCTCAAGCCTTTTTCCCCGTAAGAAATCGCATCTTCAAATAACCCTTGCCTAGATTTCAAGAGAGAAAGTCCCATATAAGGCTCTGCTTTTCCTCTAGAGACATTTAGCTCTTCCATACGATGAACTGCTTTAATATAATAGTTCTCGGGCGTTTCCAAATCGAAAGGATCATCTAGTATTTCGGCATGTCCTCTTCTGATCCAACCGACTGCTTCTACAAAACCTGATTTTTCACGACTCCCCGTTTGGATTCCTTTGATAGCAGCACGTTTCGCATCATCTATCTGACCCAATAAAGAATAGATAAAGGATAGTAAAACTTCTGTTTCTCTATGCGAGTCGGGTAAACTTACTTCGTCATCTATTCTATTTCTTAATACATATTGTGCCTCATCCAGCATTCCCGTTCGGAGCAAAATCCGTGCATCTAAATTACCTTCTCTTAGAATAGCGGCATCAAATGCTTCTTGTTTCACCCATTTTTTCGCCTCATTGGCCTTACCTAAATTGACAAGATTCTCTGCTAACAATCGTTTCAATGACAACATTTCATCCCATGTTATATCCGAGCTTTTTTTTGCCCATGCCACTG
The nucleotide sequence above comes from Psychrobacillus glaciei. Encoded proteins:
- a CDS encoding branched-chain amino acid ABC transporter permease, with protein sequence MELLINLFINGLATGMLIFLLAAGLTLIFGLMDVLNFAHGGLFAWGAFSGVWFYGLTSSFTIAIIGAILTGILLGFITEKLIITPVYGNHVQQILITLGFMIVLSEMLKVVFGPNQIAAKTPPLLAGSWEIGDVIIIKYRLFIIVVGFLVFGVFQFILKRTKVGLIVRAGVMNKEMVQALGINIKRVFLYVFMAGAALAALSGVLMAPYSGVIYAEMGMEFAILAFIVVVIGGMGSFPGSLLAAILVGLAGSFMAYYVPALSLAVNMMLMAIVLIFRPQGLFTAKG
- a CDS encoding ABC transporter ATP-binding protein, whose protein sequence is MSSLLKLENVHTFIGQYHILQGVSFEAKEGQVSVLLGRNGAGKTTTLKTILGLTPATTGSIVFQGQNITKKATHHIALNGIGYVPEDQGIFGALTVEENIKVAMRKEDDAAYARQEYVLELFPDLKTYWKKDGGYLSGGQKQMLSMARAFVNDSKLLLIDEPSKGLAPVVIEKVMEAIVEMKKQTSIILVEQNFMMASRIGDTYTLIDDGETVQSGQMSDLVQNDELKRKYLGIG
- a CDS encoding ABC transporter ATP-binding protein: MEPILRTENLTITFGGQIAVDHVNFVMPQKQFKSIIGPNGAGKTTFFNLISGELKPTAGDVFFKGESMAKYSSVKRTRKGLGRSFQITNVFPNLTVIENVRLAVQSKENIRYQMFRHFTAYKNLHIQAEKLLEIVLLSSKANYFANQLSHGEKRKLEIAMLLALDTEVLLLDEPTAGMSLEEVPAILDVIKQIKQTNEKTILLIEHKMDMIMDLSDSIMVLFNGRLLADGTPTEIMNNETVQHAYLGGLYDEQLT
- a CDS encoding substrate-binding domain-containing protein, whose amino-acid sequence is MTKKWGLLLILVLFSIFSAACSDKAGTSKEDEKEKEETTPVSSEVTEEASTIKIGVLASLTGALESYGKQTKNGFELGLEYATGGTMEVAGKKIEVVYEDTETKPEVAVQKATKLLEDDEVDFLVGSSSSGDTLAVLPLAEEYEKIMIVEPAVADSITGSEFNPYIFRTGRNSSQDAVAGAAAIAKPGVKIATFAPDYSFGWDGVAAFKAAAEKLGAEVVLEEFADPAATDFTSNLQKIIQKKPDYLFVIWAGANSPWNQIADLKIQEKGIKISTGAPDIAALSVMEPLIGMEGFTVYYHTLPHNPINDWLVEEHKKRFDGAVPDLFTPGGMSAAIAIVEALKKSEGKADGKELIKLMEGMSFETPKGTMTFRPEDHQALQSLYSIKLEKQDGFAYPVPVLIRELSPSDTEPPILNKK
- a CDS encoding BTAD domain-containing putative transcriptional regulator translates to MEQSTIIMSKLTPPIASSFYMRRSSLIKKFQSNASKKLTLLHSGAGFGKSSALAQYYADSNELFSWYAISEEDDDILPFLRYLLHSIRRVIPNFGENLAEREIISMYPKEEELTQWYSLFSNELSKIDEPFSIVLDDFHLIDHVFHINYIVEKIIEFLPAHVHLVIASRSRPKWSKLLKLKLKGQLVELSEKDFMFSEEEIRVFFEDYFEKTISYDEAVEILRITEGWAIAIHLIAMQLVETNKQINELFDPALKDLFSYLSDEVFFRMNEEDKQSILNFSIFPTFNTEEIKAFYGEKEAENLERLANSHAFIQSLSDTASYRFHALFHQYLEIKWLQKDRKLYYDTHQRAATFYSAHNNLIQAIHHAVKANDDYFLGNMLVHFAHSMISAGQFDWLLELLKVHLSEQSREAFYELFYYEGECHRYRAFYEKAKKAYEMCVMFAKEKNNLLYLSRANAGLAHIYLDTIQPKLAKPYLEDAVAWAKKSSDITWDEMLSLKRLLAENLVNLGKANEAKKWVKQEAFDAAILREGNLDARILLRTGMLDEAQYVLRNRIDDEVSLPDSHRETEVLLSFIYSLLGQIDDAKRAAIKGIQTGSREKSGFVEAVGWIRRGHAEILDDPFDLETPENYYIKAVHRMEELNVSRGKAEPYMGLSLLKSRQGLFEDAISYGEKGLRETDKGNDYWLSAYILLCLTIVYFEKGEMETAIHTAHEANRLFTSSGDVYGEMISHYWLMFIYAELGNNKVFVDHTEKFASLCVQYHFGFFLLKKTIFGPIDLQMHYPLFQKALLLNPSSNNLNSIIKMLKINEGSSYPGYELTLHLLGPFTLFMSNREISERKWQRDKSKELLTYLYLHKNRFVPKEELIRVLWGEGDDKTTDRDFKVVLNSLLKVIEPNRLAREESFFITRKQAMYRLNPSASIRSDLESFRGYIEQGMIELNAVMAKEYLLKAVKLYKGSLLEDKSTIDWVLHDRETTQNEYLLVLERLAQTCTRLKEFEQTIYWAEKLIRVDSTWEEAYRLLMFAYYQLHDRTKAVRWYERCHSVLKAELQVEPMNSTIQMYEMITSYN